The DNA segment GTCTGTACTAAAAGTAGCATCTAACAAAAAGATATCTTTGCTTTAATTAGATCTATAATACAACTGTAATGGTCCTTGACAAGGTCGAGCAGGACAGGATGTGGCCAAGTATTTAATACAACACTACCAATTTACTAGGTTTGTGAATGGACATCAGCAATTATTGCTATGGAGAGCTGGGCTTAAGAAGCAACCCAGCAGTCAGGTTGTAATCAGCAATAATTACTATGACTAAACTAATCCCTGCTGGAGAAATATGCCGAGACACTGTAACAACAGCTACTTCTTATATTGCTGCTCAACATTTAAGTATGCAGTTGTAGTTttgcgaaataataataataataatgataagttctaattttggcacaaggctaacaattttaggggaaggtgttaattgattacatcaacctcagtgtttgactggtacttatttttatcaaccttgaatggatgaaaggcaaagttgactttggcaaaatctgaactcagaatgtgaagaattagcagaaatgccacaaagcacttTCTCTAATGCACTAATGATTTTACaagcttgctgctttaataatgataatggtttcaaattttggtacaaggctagcagttttttgtggaaggggtaggtcaattacattgaccccagcattcaactggtacttgtttatcaaccccgaaaggatgaaaggcaaagtcaacttttacggaatttgaactcagaatgtaaagatgggcaaaaagttacttagcattttgcccagcatgttaacgattctgccagttcattaccttagtaatagtagtagtagtaatgataataataatttctaattttggcacaaagcaaaCAATTTTGAGGTAACTGGGTTAGTTAATTGCATTAGCCACAATGCTCcattctttgtattctgagttcatatcccaccATGGCTTTTATGGGTGGTAGACTTGATTCATTGCTTGGTTTAATACCACTACTTGGCATCTTTGATGCCTTTAGCAGaacccactctgttgcaagcatttggaccaGGTTTCCAGTTTGAGGATAACTCCCACTCTTCTTCTTAAGTTTTGGAGCCCTGTAAAGGATCATGGGCATTGTTTTCCCTcccaactaaatatatatatatattatatatatatatatatatatatatatatatatatatatatatataatattgaaaggCATGGCAATCTCACTAGTATCTCACTTATTATCTGGGAATGCTACCCGCAAAACAAGGCTGTCAAATCCAAGGGAAGATCTCATTTGCTTCAATCTATGAAATCAGAGCTAACTGTTGGTCCCTAAGCCCCTTGGAATTTAGAATGTACAATCTATGACAatcctgtttaaccctttcgttaccaaaccgcccaaagccgcccgaaaaaaattttggtttatgagaccaaaccgcccaaagccgtccgaatttacctattcatatttaaatgagaatatcagagcaaatctcttcagtacattcgtgaaaacacgtattatacttcgtaaacagttcaactacagttttgtacaataatcgaagtgtaattttaattccgtgaattttgggagatttttttccgaaatttgttcctattgtgttttcaaaatttgtaattctgacaaaaaatggatacgaatttcattatatcaagcagcgagtcagaattcgaaggattttctactgaagaccttcataaatctaactctatgactgaaaaaaaaaagcatgtggtatttgataatgaatctgatgtttcattttccgaaagtgaaaacagtgaatctgagatctccgatagcgataaagaaaacgaattggcacctgaatggagtgaaaatttaaaaactgtttctttcggtgatttttctgaagaaactggaccaagccacagactttcccagaagggtaaagccttagactatttctatttactttttcgaatgagcctatttgaaatcattacggcagaaacgaaccgttacgctaaacgtaaacaaagcgaaagaaaggatagtttgtggtttcccacaaccttaaatgaaattaagactattttgccataaatattattatgggtatcagaaagttacccagaataactaattctatagtaaaattttgttgtatatccaattgaatattagctaataacccattttctatagcgatgtttgaacaaaattttaataattttatattttgtggaatttacctgtatctacctgcaattagagtcactttgtgacaaaaattatagtatagaattggttgagaatatttcattaaattattttccaaaaatcagattaatatatcgataaataaaaaagttatagttgtttaatgaaaccagactaaatttatgattacgttagaaattaattgaaacacataagaggtgtaatttggtcagaaatatagtaacgaaagggttaagttgcATTTATTTTCTAAGGGTGAaacctaaaacattttaaaaaggtACATACTTTGATATCTGCTCCTGAAAGATCGTCTTTCGCCATCACATAGTCGTCAATATTGACATCACCAGCCAGGGTCATACGGCTTGTGTGAATAGTGAAGATACGTCTCTTGGTTTTCTCATCAGGTAGTGGGAATTCAATTTTTCTGTCTATACGACCAGGGCGAATTAATGCAGGATCTAGGGTCTCTATACGATTTGTAGCCATAATAACCTGCAGGCAAAAACAAGACATTGAtgagtgaaaggaagaaaattgaaaacacacaaaatattaaataagagACATTATATTCCAGAGTAAAAATAGGACTTTattgaaagaataagaataacatAAGACAGAATGATTTCTGTTGCCTACGCTGATGCTAACCCATACCTGTTTTTCAGGTAAGGGATCACTTATCTCACACAGTTTTGAAGGCAATGAAGTGAGTGAATAATTCATTAACAGAAGTGCTAACAACCACACTGCTTCAATGTCGTaacttataaaaaagaaaacacaaatggaaacaaacacgcacatacatacaaactagaCAATGTACTTCCATACACTCTCTACTTCCAGATCCACTTAccaggctttgattggcctgtggttatagtagacgacactggGCCAAGGTGCTGTTCAGTGGAACTGAAGCAGAAACTatgaagttgggaagcaaacttaaccacacagccatgcctgcccctAGGACACATTAATGTAATCCTAGGGTcacttaaaaaaacaacaacaacaacaaaaatccccCACCAGAATAATGAAGTTGAAAAGTTCCTTACTTTCACATCTCCTCTGGAATCAAAGCCATCTAACTGATTGAGCAGTTCCAACATGGTTCTTTGGATTTCTCTTTCTCCACCTGAATTAGATTCGTATCTGAAAGTAGTTGAAAGACACACAAAACAAAAGTTATTTCATTTTACAAACACATTAAGATGGgggaaataaataacaataaacaaaacagaagtggcaacaatgaaaatgatgacaacAGTACGGGATTTTATTGAACACATCTCATTTTTACAAATTTCTGACTATGCATGTAGCATCGGAAGGTGTGTGGCACAATGGTTAGGGTGCTGAGTTTATGATATTAAGGTCATAGGTTTGATTCTTAGAGTGGACAGCATGtggcatttcatttcatattactcCTGTCTACTCAactaaaatgagtaccagccaaGGGCTAGTTACACCAGCCCTCAGTCCTTCCAGCTATCACATTCTCAATGTTCTGCTGAGTCAAAGATACGAGTGCTGAAAGGATGTCTATGTCTGCTCACAGCTCTAATTGATACTTTAAACAATTAGTGACAGTATGGTACAAGCTACTAAGTTATCCATGATTCTGAATGATGGTCATGGTTATATAATGTGAGTCTTTATTTTTGTATGGTGTACTTCGAGCACATTAGTCTAGTATTTTCCATCCCTCTTCAATCAATATTGATGGGAGTATTTTGAACATAATACTGTAAACTAACAAAACACTATCTAGTGTACTGTATGGATTTTAATATAtgttaatgtttaaatattttgaagatggtattttattaaaaaagaaaaaaaatgtgaatggAGACATCTTATGTTCTAGCACTTGCAACATCTTTTACATTatatgcaccaaaaaaaaaaaaaaaaagtacccagtatactctgttgacaggttggcattagaaaaagcagccaactGTAGAGAGCATACAGAGGACAACAATGCAGTCCTCTTTCTTGTCAGATCCAGCTGAACTGTTTAATTCAAgttcagcatggaagatggactttaaacgatgatgttcCCACAAGCAACTACAGTAACAGTACAATGTCTATTTACGCTTTTTTTACTATCCATTGTGTTATATTAACctgtttgttaccatatttctgtccaCATATGCTGTCTTTGTTtcgattaaatttttaaataatgaagaatttagtaaagtaactttctcattattaagctggGGTCTGGAACAATTTAGCATGAAATTAtgatggaagattataatttagactactttagccctttagcattcatattactgtcaaatgtaaagcatatttattcacattattttgaattaatcatgcattattttgtagcttcaagatttcaatgatgtgattattgaATGACATTGTTAGGTAGGTGTGAAAGATTAGATgtggccagttttaacataaaacagatagaatattttgggctggatatggccagtttaaatgcataagggttaaaacaataaatttatgTTGCAGAACCTGGGGcggtctcaggcaggttggtatcaaaaaggtaaaAAGGTTAATAATCTGCTGGTCAGTATTGCTCTAGTGAAGCCAGTAGATTACTGAGAGAAAggaattgaaaaaaatgaatttagccTATTCTCCCCACTTCTGTGGAATACTGCAAATTGGTTCTTGAACCCTCTAAGCTTGTCTTTACTCTGAAGGAAAGAGAACAATACTTCTTGTCCAAGAGCACACGATACAAAGCTAGGGATAACCGCTATCTCATTGCTAAACCTGTACCTCAATATAGCAACTAAATCTTGAACAACCAActtttattttagtgctgtttaAAATAGGAATCACAAGCTCACAATAAAAATGGAACAATCACAGCTAGTTGATAATATTTAGGATACCCtgctttaatatacatatttccaAATTGTTGATGCGAAGAGTGTGTTTGCAATCATGCAATCATTCCAACTAAGAACTTTGTAGCAGACAAAAGTTTCCACAATATGAATGAAATCTTAAACTTATAAAACTAcggatgtgcatgcatatatatgacagaatgTTAACCAGAAATGATTCTTTCCACTCTGCAATGAAATGACCTACCTCTTGGTACCGACAGCATCAATTTCATCAATGAAGACAATGGAAGGAGCATGTTCTTCAGCTACTCTGAAGAGTTCTCTTACAAGTTTAGGACCATCTCcctagaaggaaagaagaaaacaaagaaaagcataaTTACTGATAGGATAAAACTTCAAAAATTTCACCAAGTTATTTCATTCGACTTGTTCCTTCATTGACATTTATCCTGCAGGCTTAGGTGGCCACTTCAAGCAAAACTGTACCtcgcaccatccgttcgtgtccgttgccagcctcgcctggcccccgtgccggtggcacataaaatcaccatccgttcatggctgttgccagcctcgcctggcccccgtgccggtggcacgtaaaaagcaccatccgttcatggccgttgccagcgctgccccgactggcctctgtgccggtggcacataaaagcaccatctgttcgtgtccgttgctagcctcgcctggcccccgtgccggtggcacgtaaaagcaccatccgttcgtggccgtttgccagcaccgtctggcgcctgtgcgggtggcacgtaaaaagcactcactacacttgcggagtggttggcgttaggaagggcatccagccgtagaaacactgccagatcagactgggcctgatgcagccttctggcttcacagacctcagttgaaccgtccaacccatgctagcatggaaaacggacgctaaatgatgatgatgatgatgtctgtcaTTGATGGCCATATTAGATCCACATGCATCAGTGTAGAGTTTGCAGATATTTGGTCCAGTGATCAAATGGAAATCTTCCTTGATGACTCCCAATCAGCCATGCACCTATGTGAACTGGTTACCATAGTATACCAACATATATGGCCAATGCCTATATTTACAAGCCACTTCATGTAATACCCAATACAAACCAGTTATCCTTGTGTTTAAGTGGGGTTTAAACCAGAAATAcataacagatgttaaatgatgatgatgattagtgctttttttttgtatgaaaatatGAACAACACTCCACGAGGGTGTATTGTTCTGGCAATCACGAGGATAAAGGAGATGGTGTTTATAGAATAAGTTGCATCTTGTTAATtcaattttgtgtgtatgtgtaaatacacaaCTGATGTGATACAAAACCATTCATAACACGACTGATTGTATTTCCTggttattatctccctttaaaAGATGATAATTACTCTCTTCGAAGGTATTAAAAGATGCATGGGCACATTAGACACATTCCAATTTCAACAGTGCATATTtaggggggggggaagaagaagTTTTTAGGGCATTAAAGCATGTACTATAGACCCAGGATgatattttgagaaattttttgacaaaaaaacTGTCTTATATACCATTAAAATACtgtatatttattgttatgaAGCAGGAAATTTTTCTCAGACATATTTATTTGGTAAATAGAACTTCTACACAGTTTACACACAGGAAGGAAATAATGCTGCTTGAACACCACTTCAGAGTCAAGTATACATATCAGCTTGAATACTTTATCAGAGTACATGTGACATTTGAAAACTTGTGAAAAAGTTGGTCAACTGGTTCTCCAGTAGTTAATAACTCTGTAAATTTGACACAGTGAGCTAATTAGAAGGCACAATACTGTTGAAATCATCATGtatacacatgagtgtgtgtgtgtgtctgtttatcaatAAGGAATACAAAAATCTTAAATGTtctctaattaaaaaaatttaaattgggGTATATGTGAAACTAATACTTACCAGATATTTTTGGATCAGTTCAGAACCAACAACTCTGAGAAATGTTGCAGATGTCTGGTTAGCTACAGCTTTGGCCAATAAAGTTTTACCTGTAAACACAatcatgtaaacatatatttggTTCTTGCTTAATGGATGCGAAATTAATTGCTAGTGCCAAAAGgaggaaatatatattagcaagaATAAAAATGTTCTATCTTAAACTTAATCCAAGGCATGACTTtgtggttaaccctttagcattcagattaatctgtcaaatgcaatgcttatttattcattattttcagttagtcattcattatattatcatcatcatcatttaacgtccgctttccatgcttgtaatgggttggacgattttgactgagagctggtgaaaccactccgagagtgtagtcaatgtgtttattttttgcatgacattacaggacaggtgtgagaggccagatctggctgatttgaacatagtacagatagaatatttgggctggacacAGCCGGTTTAAAACATTCACATTACAACCATGTGAACTAAGGtgcagtcctactgtgtggcatcttgggcaattgtcttcccagggctgaccaaagtcttgtgagtagatctggtagatgaaaactgaaagaagcttgttttccatgctagcatgggttggatggttcaaccgggttctgggaagccaggaggccgtgccaggctccagtctgatctggcagtgtttctacagctggatgcccttcctaatgccaaccactccgtgagtgtagtgggtgctttttaagtgccaccggtacagatatatgtatatatatatatatatgtatgtggggatatattaccttgcttggaaacgggtgaggGCTTGGAGTAAGAAAGAAGGCATAcgactgtagaaaatttgccataAAAAttgtgacccatgcaagcatgagagAGTGGACATTGATAATATTGTAGATTTTCCTATGGTTGTAGCAAAGATAGCAGAAATAATATTTGTgggaaaatagaagaaaacagtTAATACAAAGACATTAATAATAGTTCATGTTAGATACATACCTGTTCCTGGAGCTCCATAAAGAATGACACCTTTTGGAGGTTTAATTCCCATATCTTCATAATATTCAGGATGTGTTAATGGTAACTCCACAGATTCCTGgagagaatgaaataataattaaaaaatatgagagagagagagagagagaatgcagggCCTTGCAACAAGCCCCATGAAAGCTAGAATTCAAATCTAACAAAGTTAGAGACTTTGTGTTAACACATAAGTCATTAGATCAATGTATTCTTGCCTATTTGCTACAGAAATATTATCAATTAGATCAGTAAACTTCTAACAATAGTGAAAGTTCTGTTAGAAGCTGATGTGATTCAACTTAATAGCATTATACCAGTAAAATAGATACACAATCAAacatttcacatttttttaaacttgtgtaaaaatgaaacattctgataaaattttttattagCAAATCGTATGTAAAAGAGTCTATAACAGAATACCACTACATATTCTTCAATCATAAACAATATTGATCACTTATTGCAGCACAAAGCCATAAATTTTTCCAGTGAAAAGACTGAGGTTCTGTGACATTCATGCCTTGAAAAAGGGTACAGCAATGAGAAGAAAGTGTAAGAAATTCAATCAAGGACTGACACAGCTTGAGACAATGGTTCAACAAGAGTTTACCACTTGCCCTAATTCCTTGCAATAAAGCATACACATCCTATAATAGCAGACACACCCTCACACCATTTTAGCAATATTATTAAGAAAGAAATTGTCTATAAATTTTAAACACAAAAACATTTTAACCTATTTGATATCATCCAATCCAAGGTCATATCTGGTTCTAAGATACAAACTTTCTGTTAAAGTGAGCTAAATTAAagcttcccatcaaaatttcatttttagtcTATATTTGAaataccaacttaataatgacagttattttactaagttcttcattattttcaaaattaatttcaacaaaggcagtgtatttcaatagaaatatgatacaggacggcgagcaggcagaaacgttagcctgccgggcgaaatgcttagcggcatttcgtctgccattatgttctgagttcaaattccgccatggttgactttgcctttcatcctttcggggtcgataaattaagtaccagttacgcactggagtcgatgtaatcgacttactccctttgtctgtccttgattgttccccctctgtttagccccttgtcagcaataaagaaataagaaatatgataataaaagggttaagaaatataaataaaattgcctCATTCCAAGGAAAAGTTCCAACTCCATACACAATGAAAAAGCAACCATAGACCCTTGaattatgatggtgatgtaaATAGGTCATTTGTgtctaagctggcagaattattagcacactgggaagaatgcttagtggcatttcatctgtctttatgttcagagttcaaattctgccaagaatgattttgcctttcatggttgataaattaagtaccagttgaggactggggttgatacaattgACTTGCgccctcttccaaaattgctgaccttgtaccacgatttgaaaccaatatgttgtttgtgtttgaatcctcaaaaatattatcataattaCTTTGATTTCTTGGATTTGTGTATCAAGTCCACCAATATCAGCATAAGTTTCCTGTGGGGCCTTTTCTAATTTCATAACTGTAACCATTGGATCAGTATCATCTGAAAGCACTCCAACCACAGCATGGACCTGAAAAGAGTCAGTAAGAAATAATATTGCATGTTACTTTGAGTTAGAAGAAAAGAAACCCAAATTTTATGTTGTGCatgtctaataataatatttaaggaaaaacaaaagatgaaaaatgctatacgaaaattaaaatttacataacATTATGACCTGAATTATATAGTTTACTAGAAAAAAATTCCTATAAAAATATCGAACAATAGCTTTTAcacttgtgttttatatattgaaaagaaaaaattaatttattccaCATGATCCATTTCCCAGGCTATTTTTTAATAAGATCCATTACTCACATTCTTTTACCATTGCCCATTTCTATTACTATGCATCAACTGATTTCACTTTCACCAACAAATATGCAGCTACCATTACTGTTTTCCTTCACTCCCCACTATTATTGTCTCTTTTCCATTACTCCATCCAGCACTGTATCTCTTCTATTACTCCCTTCTCTACATCCTCCACAACCCAATCACTCTATTTCTATCATACTCTAATGCCCTTCATCAACTCATCCTGATCTGCTCCCTCTTCTATTCACAATCTTGGTCATGTTGCTTCAAAGAAACAGAGACATCATAAATTAATGAGGACaaagcaacctcactagtgctggtgccacaataaaatgtatCTAGTACACTTCATAAAGTGGTTGACAAGCAGAGTCAATGTAGGTCTGAGAGGACCTTTAAGTCTGGCCACGAACATGACCAGCCCTCTAATATTGGTGCCCattctgtaaagaggttggtgttaggaaatgcATTCAGTTCTGAAAAACTAGTCATAAATGGAACATAAGCACAAGATATCATCCTCTGACTTGCCTAGAAGTATAGTAGTAACAGTGAATAGGACCAGACTGACTGTGGCGACTTGTTCACCTCTCGCCAGTATGGAATGTAGATGTAAAATGACTATGCTGCTGCTGAAGATGAATCTTTCTGATAGCTATCATAAAATAACCACAGTGGTATTGCTTACAACCTAACATCTGACCCTTTGAGATTGGAAACCCCTAAATCTGACTATTTTGATTTTCTTAGGTGGATTGAAACTTCACATAGTCAAATTTAAAGTTATCAGAGAAACAGCTCAAGTATTTAAACAGGTTGTTTTATACCCATTTTCCAGATACAGGCCTGGCCATgcggttaaaaagtttgctttgcaaagTGTCCCATTGAGTAGCATCTTGtatgaagtgtttttttttataacccaAAGTCAACCAATGACTAGTGAgaaaatttggcagacagaaactgtgatGAATCTTATTGTACATacacgtttgtatgcatgtgtatgtgactcACCACATAActggtgttgtttgtttatgtccctgtaacttagtaagtagtgactaacagaataagtactagtcttttgCCTTTAGTACTGAGTCTTCTATGGTTGAGACAATTTATAATGGGTTAGTTCATCTGGGCCTTTGTAAGGACCATATATAGTAGCTGTTACCGTTTAGTTTCAAGTAGGCCTTGATCATGCAGAGCTAGGATGGAAAGCccccaaattaaaaaaattactggggttGACATGATTGATTAAAATccctgaaggtggtgccccagtctaatggctgaaaccagtaaaagaaagactaaaaacattaaaaattaccTTGTGATTGAGTAAAACAGAACATCCGGGTTCAAGTTGGTCCTTGTCAACAAAGGAGAGAATACTGACATAGTGTTCGCTACCAACTGAAGTAGAAACGATGGCATGGCTATCATCTATAATTTCTTCCAAGGTACCAACAGACATTGGAGAACCTCTTAGTTCATCAACCTTGCTTCTTTCTTCCTGAAAGGATACAACATTCATTAAACATGTTTGGTAAGCACAATAACTGATAGGTTGAagtaaacaatgtatatatattaacaatgcaAGTATATTGGAATGAGTGGATTAAGTGTCTGTATTTCTGAGATCACTTGTTACAGGGTAAATCTTTCAGGTTCTGTTTTTCTAACACTATCTTTTGATCAGTAAATAGTTAAAAGATGCTATTTATacatggccagctcctgtcaaacccaagccagcatggaaaatggacattaaatgatgaaaagaattattgtttttatcaatTAAAGGACAGTCTGAAACTACAGTAATAACcttgataaacatacatacagtaaatATACAGGATATACATATAAAGCAGTAAAATACAGTTGCAAAGAATAAGATAAAATCTTACTTCCTGCTTTTCCTCTTGTGGCTTCAATCTCTCTTGATTCCTAATGAATTCCTCCTCCATCAAAAGGTAATCCTTAATCCGTTCAAGTTTGAGAAGTTTTAGCCGACATCTGGTGTGTGGAGTaactaataataacaagaacaaaatacaatgTAATTTAAGAGCTGATTCCTTATAaagctatgtatacacacaaattataAAGCTAGGGATGGGAAGTACTTCTACTGTCCACTGATACAAAAAAGAAGTCTCTATCTAGCCACTCAACAAGCTCGAAAAAGTAACCAAATTtcttgaacataaaaaaaaacaaaaaaaaaacgtattattGAATACTTCTGAAAAGATGAGGTGGTCATGAGAAGCCTCTATCTTGTTGATTGACATATGAGAAATAACAgaaatttgtaaaaaaagaagaagaaaaagacaaaaaaaaaaggcatttacATAATGTAGTTTTGGATATACTAGATTCACTATCAAAAACAAGGTGAGATGGTCATGGGAAGCTTCTATGTAGTCACTTGACATGCTATCTATAGCAGCCAGATTTTCCTCATACAAAAAGCAAGAGTACGTTGAATACAGTAGTCCTAAATACACTACTGAAAACAAGACAAAGTGGTTATGGTTGGAAAGTCTTTGAATATAGTCTGCTCAAagagagctgacctggggctcaAGTAGCAGATTTGGTgagaaatgatacacacacacacacactcatacattataTACTATAGCCTTGCCTTTGGCCTTAAACTGGTAGAGTCGATCACCCTCCTTACCAGGTCTGACCACAATTGGTTTGttccagagaaagagagaaagagggagaaacacacataaaaagaaagaggatgaattaaccccagtcagtactttattttattttattgattctgaaaggatgaaaggctaacttGACCATAGTGGTATTTAAACTCAAAGTGCAAAGAACTACAATCAATACAACAAGACATTCTATATAGAGCTTTATAGATTCAACCAGTTTggcaccatatcatcatcattattattgaatgtccatcttctatgctagtataggttggatggtttgacagtctGATGAGCCAAATGACTGTATTGagctccaatgtctactttggtgtAGTTTCTATGGTTAAATGCCCTttctaatggcaaccactttattgagtgtactgggtgctttta comes from the Octopus sinensis linkage group LG11, ASM634580v1, whole genome shotgun sequence genome and includes:
- the LOC115217316 gene encoding 26S proteasome regulatory subunit 4 — protein: MGQNQSSGASGQGSDKKDDKEKKRKYEPPVPTRVGKKKKKPKGPDAANKLPQITPHTRCRLKLLKLERIKDYLLMEEEFIRNQERLKPQEEKQEEERSKVDELRGSPMSVGTLEEIIDDSHAIVSTSVGSEHYVSILSFVDKDQLEPGCSVLLNHKVHAVVGVLSDDTDPMVTVMKLEKAPQETYADIGGLDTQIQEIKESVELPLTHPEYYEDMGIKPPKGVILYGAPGTGKTLLAKAVANQTSATFLRVVGSELIQKYLGDGPKLVRELFRVAEEHAPSIVFIDEIDAVGTKRYESNSGGEREIQRTMLELLNQLDGFDSRGDVKVIMATNRIETLDPALIRPGRIDRKIEFPLPDEKTKRRIFTIHTSRMTLAGDVNIDDYVMAKDDLSGADIKAICTEAGLLALRERRMKVTNEDFKKAKENVLYRKNEGTPEGLYL